In Nothobranchius furzeri strain GRZ-AD chromosome 18, NfurGRZ-RIMD1, whole genome shotgun sequence, a single genomic region encodes these proteins:
- the mavs gene encoding mitochondrial antiviral-signaling protein, whose protein sequence is MRSCKEKKEQDFDSVTYYGKLSNRKMSYASDRLWDGYVRRNMGIIVSKVKPTQIIPYLPCLTLHDRENIEAKRDFSGHYEAMKLLLDCLRRRENWPEQFIAALEECEHKELASEVRKEYNTLMGVNNPNPSSTPTTLIRAHVHPAPAAAVAPPVVPPPANPEPAPLAPPTHQQAGQAEALSPPEPVPELSQSTLNQVPLPPSTPPPSPEAPREEVHAPQNLSENSESDIHDASGDARLTPGEMRSGSKAVAPPQHYPPAPAVKRDTSRSPGLPQTQQSPSPCQINPDLNNGSSSRSMTPEKLPVQDTAPPVHKVPLSTSPLAKTSEPAVTQVANSSPQTKAAAATASAESCDDDDDDENVCLSKPGQLFSVHPESQAIAPVPASSSPAQLFSGNSERLELSESTSDTVSPAPPCHNNSVTQNHNEPEENHYESPNQSFEVVESMMQYAEMPSVPNLNGQPTQSLRPANRERSDESSSEAPGFTSSANYLANEGYNPSAASFSPDLKSQQKSEKNTGTSVYQSNTTKYILGAAGVGACVLLMAWRFRK, encoded by the exons ATGCGCAGCTGCAAGGAGAAGAAGGAACAGGACTTTGATAGTGTGACATATTACGGAAAGCTATCAAACAGAAAG ATGTCGTACGCCAGTGACAGACTTTGGGATGGATACGTGAGGCGGAACATGGGGATCATTGTTTCCAAAGTGAAACCGACACAGATTATACCTTACCTTCCATGTCTGACTTTACACGACAGG GAAAATATTGAGGCCAAACGGGACTTTAGTGGGCACTACGAGGCCATGAAACTTCTTCTTGATTGTCTGAGACGAAGAGAAAATTGGCCAGAGCAGTTCATTGCAGCCCTTGAGGAATGTGAACATAAAGAACTCGCATCTGAGGTCAGAAAGGAGTACAACACTCTGATGGGCGTCAACA ATCCTAACCCCAGCTCCACCCCAACAACACTCATCAGAGCTCATGTCCATCCAGCACCagctgctgctgtggctcccccAGTGGTACCTCCTCCAGCTAATCCAGAACCAGCTCCCCTGGCTCCCCCCACACATCAGCAAGCTGGCCAGGCTGAAGCCCTCTCCCCACCTGAACCTGTCCCTGAGCTTTCACAGTCCACCCTGAATCAAGTTCCACTTCCTCCATCAACCCCTCCGCCTTCTCCCGAAGCCCCACGGGAAGAGGTTCATGCTCCCCAGAATCTGAGTGAAAACTCTGAATCAGACATCCATGATGCCTCTGGAGATGCTCGCCTAACTCCAGGTGAGATGAGGTCAGGAAGCAAAGCTGTTGCTCCTCCTCAACACTACCCTCCTGCTCCGGCCGTGAAAAGGGACACGTCCCGTTCCCCTGGTCTTCCTCAAACACAGCAGAGCCCATCCCCTTGTCAGATTAACCCAGATTTAAACAACGGATCTTCTTCTCGTTCAATGACTCCAGAGAAGCTTCCGGTCCAGGACACCGCACCTCCGGTCCACAAAGTTCCCTTGTCCACTTCTCCACTGGCTAAGACTTCTGAACCTGCAGTTACACAG GTTGCTAACAGCAGCCCACAGACGAAGGCTGCAGCAGCTACAGCCTCTGCAGAGTCttgtgatgatgacgacgacgatgagAACGTGTGTCTGAGCAAGCCGGGCCAATTGTTCAGCGTCCATCCAGAAAGCCAAGCCATCGCACCTGTCCCAGCCTCCAGCTCACCTGCACAGCTGTTCTCTGGTAACAGTGAGCGCCTGGAACTCAGCGAGTCTACCTCGGACACAGTGAGCCCGGCGCCGCCCTGCCACAACAACAGCGTTACTCAGAACCACAACGAACCTGAAGAGAACCACTACGAGTCTCCGAATCAGAGCTTCGAGGTGGTTGAGAGTATGATGCAGTATGCAGAAATGCCCTCTGTTCCTAACCTGAATGGTCAACCCACACAGTCTCTTCGCCCTGCCAACAGAGAGAGATCTGATGAAAGCTCCTCCGAAGCTCCAGGATTCACCAGTTCTGCTAATTATCTTGCTAACGAGGGCTACAACCCCTCTGCAGCTAGTTTTTCACCTGATCTGAAATCCCAGCAGAAATCGGAGAAAAACACGGGGACCTCTGTCTACCAATCAAATACCACTAAATACATTCTGGGTGCTGCAGGAGTCGGGGCCTGCGTGCTGCTGATGGCATGGAGGTTTAGGAAATGA
- the LOC107391891 gene encoding G-protein coupled receptor 151 encodes MDIDRPANVSFFDFVGGIQLLQGDEARTAMPAILIGICVSGAVGNLLVLLIFIRDFRNGRGSEVKALLASLASTDLVILLLCAPVRAVTYYKQTWTLGGFVCRTTDWFQHSCVVAKTLILAATTRAKHTLPHAPTPLHGPTWIHGALVFIWTVSMMFPIPQMLFASLLQYDSDTICVSKMPVCASEFMSLFYKIYPTATFVMPVILTTAYYTKTLHAAVNHAPSPQHQSKVILVLLCLSGALGLMLLPEWGTFTWVRLGYNKPPAGLLMFAQVLLYACSALSPVVLMTMYDDVRQGLVTLWFIATCRSKKCAPPKKCPQTEGNGAEVGANAMTNAVAQDADKTFPDVEHFWTGRRNTQVEDEQDPVPWEKEEKML; translated from the coding sequence ATGGATATTGATCGACCTGCAAATGTGTCCTTCTTTGATTTTGTTGGAGGAATCCAACTTCTCCAGGGAGATGAAGCTAGGACGGCCATGCCTGCCATTCTGATTGGGATCTGCGTGTCTGGAGCAGTTGGGAATTTGCTGGTGTTGCTGATTTTTATCCGTGACTTTAGAAACGGAAGGGGCTCGGAGGTGAAAGCGCTCCTGGCCTCTCTGGCTTCCACGGACCTGGTGATTCTGCTGCTGTGCGCTCCCGTGCGCGCCGTCACCTACTACAAACAGACCTGGACCCTGGGCGGGTTTGTGTGCCGAACCACGGACTGGTTCCAGCACTCCTGTGTGGTCGCAAAAACTTTAATCCTTGCAGCGACCACGAGAGCCAAACACACTCTTCCACACGCCCCTACACCCCTCCACGGCCCAACGTGGATCCATGGAGCCCTGGTGTTCATTTGGACAGTTTCCATGATGTTCCCGATCCCTCAGATGCTTTTCGCCTCCTTGTTGCAGTACGACAGCGACACTATTtgcgtctctaaaatgccagtgtGCGCGTCTGAATTCATGAGTTTGTTCTACAAGATTTATCCAACCGCCACGTTCGTAATGCCGGTCATCCTGACCACAGCCTATTACACCAAGACGCTGCACGCCGCTGTGAACCACGCGCCCAGCCCGCAGCACCAGAGCAAAGTTATTCTGGTTCTGTTGTGTCTGAGCGGCGCCTTGGGGCTTATGCTGCTCCCAGAGTGGGGGACCTTCACCTGGGTCAGACTCGGGTACAACAAGCCTCCCGCGGGGCTGTTGATGTTCGCGCAAGTCCTCCTTTACGCATGCAGCGCCCTGTCTCCGGTCGTCCTGATGACTATGTACGACGATGTGCGCCAAGGACTGGTCACCCTCTGGTTCATTGCGACCTGCAGAAGCAAAAAGTGCGCGCCCCCTAAAAAGTGTCCCCAAACGGAGGGAAACGGAGCGGAGGTTGGAGCCAACGCCATGACCAACGCCGTCGCTCAGGACGCGGACAAAACCTTCCCAGATGTGGAGCACTTCTGGACGGGACGCAGGAATACGCAAGTGGAGGATGAGCAGGATCCGGTTCCGTGGGAGAAAGAGGAGAAGATGTTGTGA